AAGCGATTTTCACTAAACAGTTGATTAAAACCTAAGCTGCGTTCAGATGAATCAAACACTGGAATAGCATTCTGATTTCGGTAAGGCGTGTGCGTATAAAAGACACGGGGTTCTAAGGTTTGTACTAATTTACCCTTGCGAATATTACGATCTAGAATAACGCCCGCATCAATACTAGCGGTCGGCACGGAGCGCCTTAAATGGGTTTTATCACCATCATCTAACACATATTCTGTATGTCGCGCACTCAAGGCAGGTTTTACATACATTGACCCCGCTGCATCGCTGTATTTTTTGCTAACCCGTGTCGCAACATCAAAGCGTTCTCCGTTAATTGCACCGGATTTACCCGTAAAATTCGTATATTCGGCTTCCGTTTCAAATTTAACGCTGTTGGGATTTTTTAATTTGGGTTTGTATTTAAAATTTAATTGCGGTGTTTTTGCATGGGGGCGTGTGCCACCGTCCAGAATTTGATAATCCTGCATAGTGCCTGAAAATGCCCAATTATCCCCACGATTTACATACTCTAAACGTTTTTCTAAATTCACTTTACTAGTTGCGGCTAGAGAACTGCCTAAATCCACAAAGTATTTGTCATCGGATACACCTTCCGCATTTAAATGCACGCTGGAATGTTTATTAATAACTGTGCTTTCTTTAATGTTATAATAGTAGCGATTATTTTTATCAGTCTGGCGGTCATGCGCTAAATATTCCGTATTAATCGTCGCTCGGTGTTTTTTACTTAGATAACGATATTCTGATTTTAATTGAATGCCGCGTTTAGTTAATACTGTCGGTGCAACCGTTGCATCATAATTGGGCGCTAAATTAAAGTAATAAGGCGTGCCGATGGTAAAACCATTATTTGAGCTTGTGCCAATTTCGGGCCATAAAAAACCAGATTGACGTTTATCGCTCAATGGAAATGATAAGTAAGGTACACGCACCACGGGTTTATTGCGAATATTAAGCGAGGCTTTTCTTGCAACCCCCCGCTCGGTTTTTTTATTTAACTCAATGCGTTCAGCGCCAATGCTCCAATCCGGTGTTTCCCCCGGACAAGCGCTATAGGTGGATTTTTCCAAGTAAGTGCGATCAGCATCCACTTGCACTAAGCGTTTACTTTTGCCGCGTGCTTGCGTTTGGGCAAAATCATATTGGGCATTGTCAATTTCGCCCGTGTTGTTTTTTAAATTGAAGTTTAAAGCTTGGCTTTTAACCTTTAAATTGCCGCTGCTGAATTTAACGTTTCCTTTGCCGGTCACTTGTCCTGTTTGATTATCATAAGTGGCTTCATCCGCTTCTAAACGCTTATCTTCCTGTGAAATATGCGCTTTGCCTTGCATGACAGACGTGCCTTTTTCTTGAAAGACCGCATCATCCGCTTCCACATAAACCGCCACAGGCTCTAACGTTTTTGGACGCGGTGAAGGCGTATTAAAAGGTTCTGGAACAGGGCAAGACTGCCAACCAGCCTGCGCCAAAGCAAGGCTTGGGCTAAATGCAACACTTAAAAATGCTAGATAAATAGCAGGCTGGCGGCTTCCCATAGCTAAATTCCGAATATTGTAGTTTTAGGCAAACGGCTAACCTTCGCATACTCTGTCAATCGACACAATGATTAGCGAAGATTACGAGGATATTGAGACGCTGCGTCGTAGCATAGTCCTAAGCCTGCGCAACATGCTAAAATAGACCTAAACTAAAACACGCCTTGATGTTCTAACTAATCCCCGTTTGATTCGCTGGTAAAAAATTACACTATGACCCCATTCGTCCATTTGCGCTTGCATACTGAATATTCGTTAGTTGATAGCACCATTCGCATTAAGCCATTAATGAAATCGGTGGAAAAATTGGGTATGCCTGCGGTGGCGATTACCGATCTGAATAATTTTTTTGGTTTGGTGAAGTTTTATAAAGCCGCTAATGGGGCAGGGATTAAGCCGATTTTCGGTATGCATGTTTTGCTGAAAGATGAGCAAAGCGAGCAGGTGTTTCCATTATTATTGCTGTGCCAAACGAATACAGGCTACCGCAATCTGACCCGCTTAATTTCCCGTGCGTATTTGCAAGGGCAAGTATTAGGCGTACCGTATGTGCAACACGCTTGGCTGAAAGAATTCAGCGACGGCGTGATTATGCTATCGGGTGGGCGTGAAGGCGACGTGGGGCAAGCGTTATTAGCGGGTAATCAAGATTTAGCTCAGCGGCGCTTGCAAGAATGGTTGGCGGTATTTGGCGACCGTTATTACTTGGAATTGCAACGCACCGGACGTGAGGGCGAAGAGGATTATATCCAAGCAGCGGTGGAATTAGCGCTGGCGTTGGCTGTGCCGGTGGTAGCAACCAATGATGTGCGGTTTGTACAATCCGCCGATTTTGACGCACACGAAGCCCGCGTATGTATTAATAGTGGGCATGTATTAGCTGATCCAAAACGCCCGCGTTTATACAGTGCGCAGCAATATTTACGTTCTCCAGCGGAAATGCAGGCGTTATTTGCGGATATTCCGTCCGCGCTGGAAAACACAGTGGAAATTGCCAAGCGTTGTAATGTGTCGTTGACGTTGGGTAAAAACTATTTGCCGCAATTTCCGATTCCAGACGGTATGACTGAAGCGGAGTATTTCTGCAAGGTGAGCCAAGACGGTTTGGAAGAACGTTTGGATTTTCTATTTACGGATACGCCACGCGGCACGCCAGCATTCTTAGAACGGCGTAAGCCCTATGATGAGCGTCTTACCATTGAACTAGACGTGATTAATAAAATGGGTTTTCCCGGTTACTTCTTAATCGTGGCCGACTTCATTCAATGGGCAAAAGATAATGGCATTCCCGTTGGTCCGGGGCGCGGTTCGGGTGCAGGTTCATTAGTGGCTTATGCCTTAAAAATTACCGATTTAGACCCCTTAGCTTACGATTTATTATTTGAACGCTTTCTCAACCCCGAACGCGTATCTATGCCGGATTTCGATATTGATTTCTGCATGGATAATCGTGACAAAGTGATTGATTATG
This DNA window, taken from Candidatus Thiocaldithrix dubininis, encodes the following:
- the lptD gene encoding LPS assembly protein LptD, which encodes MGSRQPAIYLAFLSVAFSPSLALAQAGWQSCPVPEPFNTPSPRPKTLEPVAVYVEADDAVFQEKGTSVMQGKAHISQEDKRLEADEATYDNQTGQVTGKGNVKFSSGNLKVKSQALNFNLKNNTGEIDNAQYDFAQTQARGKSKRLVQVDADRTYLEKSTYSACPGETPDWSIGAERIELNKKTERGVARKASLNIRNKPVVRVPYLSFPLSDKRQSGFLWPEIGTSSNNGFTIGTPYYFNLAPNYDATVAPTVLTKRGIQLKSEYRYLSKKHRATINTEYLAHDRQTDKNNRYYYNIKESTVINKHSSVHLNAEGVSDDKYFVDLGSSLAATSKVNLEKRLEYVNRGDNWAFSGTMQDYQILDGGTRPHAKTPQLNFKYKPKLKNPNSVKFETEAEYTNFTGKSGAINGERFDVATRVSKKYSDAAGSMYVKPALSARHTEYVLDDGDKTHLRRSVPTASIDAGVILDRNIRKGKLVQTLEPRVFYTHTPYRNQNAIPVFDSSERSLGFNQLFSENRFTGKDRISDSNHLTVAATTRIQNPVKGQELLHASVGQVFHFADRRVTLPGSTSQQGKRSELVFDAGGKVNERTQVSATTYWDTTKNTFTAGEARVRYKDPKQRILNVGYTERKGDFRAGNASVAFPVKKGWQAVGAVEQDLLNNRNLETVVGAEYQTCCWKSRVVTRNYLLPDNTNRDNAVLVEFELKGLGNFGSGARDLLQNRVYGYE